A region from the Halomarina litorea genome encodes:
- a CDS encoding geranylgeranyl reductase family protein, with product MHDFIVVGAGPAGSRFARRSAEAGHDVLVFEQGEVGKPLACSGHVSLDLWEYVPEGAREDLFQNEIRGARFHVGGPDTAGEPFYKREAISNAIDRVGLDKVLARAAGEAGADVRDGHTVTGVTETREGVEVVVTGPDGVERHEARMVVGADGPRSRVRAACGLPDPGEFLHGVLGFDAEPDHQGFVDVHLTVPRFFAWRIPRGDGGVEYGLAARPGDDVSGRFDDLCTEYGVELDHRCSGLIPIGPPKRVTGRRSLLLGDAAGQTKPFTGGGILYGMRAADHAAREVDPSRPGTLGDYERAWRDDLRTEIRLGHAVRLAYSLPRPVQRAGLKALSGEIAVHMDEPSTLFSREQLRAWVGR from the coding sequence ATGCACGATTTCATCGTCGTGGGTGCCGGACCCGCGGGGTCCCGGTTCGCCCGGCGGAGCGCCGAGGCGGGCCACGACGTCCTCGTCTTCGAACAGGGCGAGGTGGGGAAGCCCCTCGCGTGTTCGGGCCACGTCAGCCTCGACCTCTGGGAGTACGTCCCCGAGGGCGCCCGCGAGGACCTCTTCCAGAACGAGATTCGCGGCGCGCGCTTCCACGTCGGCGGCCCCGACACCGCCGGCGAACCGTTCTACAAGCGCGAGGCCATCTCCAACGCCATCGACCGCGTCGGCCTCGACAAGGTCCTCGCGCGGGCGGCCGGCGAGGCGGGCGCGGACGTGCGCGACGGCCACACCGTCACCGGCGTCACCGAGACGCGCGAGGGCGTCGAGGTGGTCGTGACCGGGCCGGACGGCGTCGAGAGACACGAGGCGCGGATGGTCGTCGGCGCGGACGGCCCGCGCTCGCGGGTCCGGGCGGCCTGCGGTCTCCCCGACCCCGGCGAGTTCCTCCACGGCGTCCTCGGGTTCGACGCCGAACCGGACCATCAGGGGTTCGTCGACGTCCACCTCACCGTCCCGCGCTTCTTCGCGTGGCGCATCCCGCGCGGCGACGGAGGCGTCGAGTACGGTCTCGCGGCCCGCCCCGGCGACGACGTGTCGGGCCGGTTCGACGACCTGTGTACCGAGTACGGCGTCGAACTCGACCACCGCTGTTCCGGCCTCATCCCCATCGGCCCGCCCAAGCGGGTGACGGGCCGGCGGAGCCTCCTGCTGGGTGACGCCGCCGGGCAGACCAAGCCGTTCACCGGCGGCGGCATCCTCTACGGGATGCGCGCGGCCGACCACGCCGCCCGCGAGGTCGATCCGTCGAGACCGGGGACGCTCGGCGACTACGAACGCGCGTGGCGCGACGACCTGCGGACCGAGATTCGACTGGGCCACGCGGTGCGACTGGCGTACTCGCTCCCGCGGCCCGTCCAGCGCGCGGGACTGAAGGCGCTCTCCGGGGAGATAGCAGTCCACATGGACGAACCGTCGACGCTGTTCTCGCGCGAGCAGTTGCGGGCCTGGGTCGGGCGCTGA
- a CDS encoding WD40/YVTN/BNR-like repeat-containing protein, whose translation MTRIYAALRDALVVLEGTDEEWTLRERFADHDLECVAASPDVPDRVFCGTFDAGLRRSTDGGETWDRVGGDVVGESVTAVTVSPHDPDEVWVGTEPSRVYHSTDAGETWAERPGLTDLPSSEEWYFPPRPETHHVRWISQSPHDPDRLAVSIEAGALVTSDDGGETWTDRVPTARRDNHTLATHPDAPGRLYAAAGDGYAETTDGGETWDHSQAGLDHRYCWSVAVDPGDPDTVVVSSASSAWTAHTPSEAESYVYRSEDGEWKRTMDGLPDPDGLLRAVLAPGGDGEFFALTNHGPYRSTDAGRSWRPLDVDWHDGYRGQAPRGMAVVP comes from the coding sequence ATGACGCGCATCTACGCCGCCCTCCGCGACGCACTCGTCGTCCTCGAGGGGACCGACGAGGAGTGGACGCTCCGTGAGCGGTTCGCCGACCACGACCTGGAGTGCGTCGCCGCCTCGCCCGACGTCCCCGACCGGGTGTTCTGTGGCACGTTCGACGCCGGCCTCCGCCGGAGCACCGACGGCGGCGAGACGTGGGACCGCGTGGGCGGTGACGTCGTCGGCGAGTCCGTCACCGCCGTCACCGTCAGCCCGCACGACCCGGACGAGGTGTGGGTCGGGACCGAACCCTCCCGGGTCTATCACTCGACGGACGCCGGCGAGACGTGGGCGGAGCGACCGGGGCTGACCGACCTCCCTTCCAGCGAGGAGTGGTACTTCCCGCCCCGTCCGGAGACTCACCACGTCCGCTGGATCTCGCAGTCGCCACACGACCCCGACCGCCTCGCGGTGAGCATCGAGGCGGGGGCCCTCGTCACCAGCGACGACGGCGGGGAGACGTGGACCGACCGCGTCCCCACGGCACGTCGGGACAACCACACCCTCGCCACGCACCCCGACGCCCCGGGGCGACTGTACGCCGCCGCGGGCGACGGCTACGCCGAGACGACCGACGGCGGCGAGACGTGGGACCACTCGCAGGCCGGCCTCGACCACCGCTACTGCTGGAGCGTCGCCGTCGACCCCGGCGACCCGGACACCGTCGTCGTCTCGAGTGCCTCCAGCGCGTGGACGGCCCACACCCCCTCGGAGGCCGAGTCCTACGTCTACCGGAGCGAGGACGGGGAGTGGAAGCGGACGATGGACGGCCTCCCGGACCCGGATGGACTGCTCCGGGCGGTCCTCGCCCCGGGCGGGGACGGCGAGTTCTTCGCGCTGACGAACCACGGGCCGTATCGCTCGACGGACGCCGGCCGCTCCTGGCGGCCGCTTGACGTGGACTGGCACGACGGCTACCGGGGGCAGGCCCCGCGCGGGATGGCAGTCGTCCCGTAG
- a CDS encoding NAD(P)-dependent alcohol dehydrogenase, which produces MQVAVLTEPGTLELEERERPDPAPGEVLVRVGEVGICGSDLHYYDHGRIGDYVVESPLILGHEAAGEVVGAGDGVTALQSGDRVAIEPGVPCRECEWCKRGEYHLCPDVRFMATPPHDGALAEYVAWPADLCHPLPRNVSTRAGALCEPLSVGIHVCRRGDVGVGDTVLITGAGPIGLLTMDAARAAGATEVLVADVVPAKLDRARERGADAVVDATGDLAGAVDDYTSGRGVDVVVEASGARPAIEAAPACARRGGVVVQVGLAAQAEAEYDVLSLVDDELDVRGSFRYSNTYPAAVSLLADGRVDVAGIVDFTAPLADVGEAFERARDPAVVKGCLTL; this is translated from the coding sequence ATGCAGGTCGCTGTCCTCACCGAACCCGGCACTCTCGAACTCGAAGAGCGGGAGCGACCCGACCCCGCGCCCGGCGAGGTCCTCGTCCGCGTCGGCGAGGTGGGCATCTGCGGGTCGGACCTCCACTACTACGACCACGGGCGCATCGGCGACTACGTCGTCGAGTCGCCCCTGATTCTCGGCCACGAGGCCGCCGGCGAGGTGGTCGGCGCGGGCGACGGCGTGACCGCCCTCCAGTCGGGCGACCGGGTCGCAATCGAACCGGGCGTCCCCTGCAGGGAGTGCGAGTGGTGCAAGCGCGGCGAGTACCACCTCTGTCCCGACGTGCGCTTCATGGCGACGCCGCCCCACGACGGCGCACTCGCGGAGTACGTCGCGTGGCCCGCCGACCTCTGTCACCCCCTCCCGCGGAACGTGAGCACGCGCGCGGGAGCGCTCTGTGAACCCCTCTCCGTGGGTATCCACGTCTGTCGCCGCGGCGACGTGGGCGTGGGCGACACCGTCCTGATAACCGGCGCGGGGCCCATCGGCCTGCTGACGATGGACGCGGCGCGGGCGGCGGGCGCGACGGAGGTACTCGTCGCGGACGTGGTCCCGGCGAAACTCGACCGCGCACGAGAACGGGGAGCCGACGCGGTCGTCGACGCGACGGGTGACCTCGCGGGCGCCGTCGACGACTACACCAGCGGTCGGGGCGTGGACGTGGTCGTCGAAGCCTCCGGCGCGCGCCCGGCCATCGAGGCGGCCCCCGCCTGCGCCCGGCGGGGCGGCGTCGTCGTGCAGGTGGGCCTCGCGGCGCAGGCCGAAGCGGAGTACGACGTGCTCTCGCTGGTGGACGACGAACTCGACGTGCGGGGGTCCTTCCGCTACAGCAACACCTACCCGGCGGCGGTGTCCCTGCTGGCCGACGGGCGCGTCGACGTGGCGGGTATCGTGGACTTCACCGCTCCCCTCGCGGACGTGGGCGAGGCGTTCGAGCGGGCACGCGACCCCGCGGTCGTCAAGGGGTGTCTCACGCTGTGA